The genomic interval CCAGAAGCGACGCCGCTCCCGTGGCGAGGTCCACGAGACCCCCGCGAAACGCCGGAGGCGGAGGGACCCGGCCCGCGAAGCCGCGCAGCTCGAGAGCCTCGGCCGTCCGGTCGGCCCTCTCGAACGCGCGCCGCAGCGTCCGCGCCAGGTGAAGGGACGTCGAACGGCCGAGCCCGCGCGCCCCGCGAAATCCGCCGCGAAGGAGGAGCGCGTCGAAGGCCACGCGCGCATCACGGCCCGCGGCTTCGAGGTGCGAAAGGGTGATCGCGACGAAGGCCACCGCGACGCGCCCCGCCCCCAGCGCCTGGAGGGCTGCGACGAGACGGTCCCATCTTGCTGCGGAGACCGAGACGACGACAGCCAGGGAGACCCCGAGCCCCTGGAGGACGGCCCTCGCGACCGGCCCCGGAGCGAAGGGAACGAGGACGAGGAAGAACGCGAAGGAACCAGCGAGGGGGAGGAGACGCTTCCAGGAGAGGCCCGTCAACGCAGCGAGGCCCCCGCTGAGAAGGATGACGCCTGCCGCCGGAACCGGCCCCGTGAGGGCGGACGCCGCGGCGGTGACACCGAAGAGCAGCGCGGTCCGGGCGTCGGGTCGTGTCACGCCCCCCTCAGCCCACGCGCCGCGCGAGGAGGGTGTACGAGATCTCGTCTTCTTCAGCGATCTCGACCTCGAGCCCGGCCGCGGCGGCCAGCGCGACGAGGTCGGCCACCGGGGGCAGGAGGTCGTTCTCGACGGCGGGCCCGGCCCGGCGGTGGACCCGGGCGAGCTGCTCGCGGCCGACGTCGTGCCAGAGGAGGAACGTGCCCCCCGGGCGAAGCCAGCGGGCGGCCTCGCGAAGGACGGCGGCGCCGTCGGGAAAGTGGGGGAACGCGTCGAAGCAGAGGACGATATCGGCCGACCCGGACGCGAGGCCCGTCTCCAGCACGTCGCGGCAGAGCCACGTGACGCGCGGGTCGCCGCAGCGCCGGGAGGCCTGCTCGATCATCCCTGGCGAGAAGTCGACGGCGACGACCGATCCTTCGCCCAGCTGCGGGAGGAGGACCTCCTCGAGACGTCCCGTCCCACAGCCGAGGTCGACGACGTCGCGGCCGGAAAGCTCGCCGAGGAGCGAGACCTCTCCGGGCCCCGGCGGCGACCGCCTCGTCCGGCTTGAGCGAGTCCCACCGGGGAGCGAGGGCGTCGAAGGCCCGGCGTTTCGGGCAGGTCGATGGCGCGAGATCCGGCATCAGGCAGCGTTCCCTTCGCAGGAGTGTGACCGCCGCCGGAACGGCGACGAGGGCGAGGATCATTCCGGGCCACGAGGAGACGAACGTCGCGATCGTGAGGACGCGCGGCGGCAGCTCCATGATCGTGGCGCTTCCGAAGACGAGGACCGCCTGGACGAGGCGCGCGGCGACGAGGCCCGCGGCGACGGCGACGATCGGGTGCCGGCGGCGGGACCCGGCGACGAGCGCGACGACCGCTCCGGCAGCCGCCAGCTCTCCCGTCATCCAGAGAGCCACGGGCGGGTAGAACGGGGGCATCCCGGTGAGGGCTGCCGAGATCAGGGGTGCCGCCGCACCGGCGATCGCCGCCCAGCGCGGCGGGAGGAAGAACGCCCCCGCCAGGATCGGCAGGTACATCGGGAGGAAGACCGAACCGAGCTTCACCGCGTGGAACACGGGCGGAAGCGCAATCGCGAGCGCCGTGACGAGCGCTGCGCGGCTGATCGCCTTCAGGTCGAGGGCCGGGGCGGTCGCGGCCTCGTCCCCCACCCTCAGAACCTCACGCTCGCGCCGAAGCTCGCGGAGGCTCCCGGCATCGGGTACCCGGGCCGGTAGGCGTAGTCGGAATCCGTCAGGTTCTCTCCCGCGACGAAGACTTCGAGACCCGGGACGAGACGCTCGAGCCTCGCCGAGACCTTTCCGTTCAGGAGGAAGTAGGCGTCCACGGTCGTAAGGGCCCCCGGAAAGCGGAGGTTGCCGGCGACCCGGTCGTCCACCCACTGCGCGTCGAGGGAGATCCGGAAGAGCGAGACGGTCGCCACGGCGCCACCCGAGAAGGTCCACTTCGGCGTGAAGGGAATCGCGTCGGGCGTCGTCTCGGTGTACGCCGCCCCCGCGTAGAGGCCGAGGGCCGGGATCGGCGCGACCGAGACCGAGACCTCGGCACCGCGCGCCTCGTAGGCGCCGGTGTTGCGCCAGCTCGGCGGAGGCGGCGGCGGCGGAACGAAGCGAAGGGCGTCCTTCACGTCGTCGTAGAAGAACGTCACGTCGAGCCTGACCTTCGAGCCGAGCCTCGGCGCGAAGCCCACTTCGTAGTGGTCCATCAGCTCGGGCTCGAGGCTCTTCCACTGGTCGCCCCGGCCGTAGCCCTGGTAGAAGACGGCCGCCCAGACGCCGGGAAGGTTGAAGGCCCGCGCGTAGCGCGCGTGCGCTTCGCCGAGCGGTGTCGACACGATGACGCCGGCCTGCGCGCCCCAGACTCCTCCGAAGTCCTTCGAGTCGTTGTAGCGGACCCCGGCGGACGGGGTCACCTTCACCGCGTCGCCGAAGGTGTAAGAGACGGCCGCGTAGGGAGCGACGTTGCCGAACTGGAAGTCGCCGAGCGGCACCTCGCCCGCCGGCCGCTCCTCCCGCGACGTCCCGCCGTAGCTGTCGACGTCGAGTCCGACCGTCAGCTCGCCGCGGCCCAGGACCGCGAAGGAGTCGCGGGCCTTCAGTCCCCAGTTCGTCCAGTCGGTGAGAGTCCTGAACGACTCTTCTCGCGCCGTCCCACTGGAGCCAGTCGATGGCGCCGTCGTCGACGTAGAGCTTCACGAAGCCCGTCTTCCCGCCGTGCGCCCGAGAGAGGGTCAGCACTCCCATCGCGTCGTCCGTCTCGAACTGCGGCGTCACGGGCGGTCGCGGCGCTCCGGCGATTCCCGGATCGCTCGCCCGGCCGGACGTGAAGTCTCCCGTGAGACCGAGCGCCCAGCCGCCGCCGAGGTCGTACCCGGCGCGGGCGAAGAAGGCCCGCGTTCGCCCGTCCGAGCCCTCGCGGTGCCCGTCGCTCTGCCTCTGGCTCGCGGAGACGAGGACGTCGAACGCCCCTGTCCGCCCGCTCGCTTCCGCCGTCAGGGCGGAGTTCGAGAAGCTCCCGTACGCGGCGCTCGCTCGCCCGCCGAACCCCTCATCGGCCCTCCTGCGGCTGATGACGTCGATCGAGGCGAAGGCCATGTTTCCGAAGAGAACGGGCTGAGACCCCTTGTAGACGTCGATCTCCTCGGCAAGGTCGACCGAGACGTTGTCGAGGAGCGGGTGCGAGAAGACCCCGTTGAACTTCGGGATGCCGTCGACCGAGAACGCGATCTCGGAGCCGGGCCGCCCGGTCCCTGGCCGCGGGCGAAGACCGCCCCCCCGTCTCCTCCCCCGTAGCTCCCGACGATGTTGTAACGCGAGACGACGAGCCCCGGCACGCGCCGGAGCGCCGCCGCCGGGTCGCCGGCGTTGAGGTCCTCGATCTGCTGCGCGCCCATCGTCGTCACCGCGCCCGCGATCGGGTCGTAACGGATCTCCTCGAGGACGGGA from Holophagales bacterium carries:
- a CDS encoding class I SAM-dependent methyltransferase produces the protein MSRHRPARNAGPSTPSLPGGTRSSRTRRSPPGPGEVSLLGELSGRDVVDLGCGTGRLEEVLLPQLGEGSVVAVDFSPGMIEQASRRCGDPRVTWLCRDVLETGLASGSADIVLCFDAFPHFPDGAAVLREAARWLRPGGTFLLWHDVGREQLARVHRRAGPAVENDLLPPVADLVALAAAAGLEVEIAEEDEISYTLLARRVG